Within Homo sapiens chromosome 2, GRCh38.p14 Primary Assembly, the genomic segment CTTTGAGGTTGGCCCAGTGCACTCCGGGTGGCTGCCGACATCCTGGGCATTCACGGTTCCGTTACCTCCCCTTCCACATCCTCCCAGCATTGGTCTTCCTCCTGTTGGCTTTTTGGCCCCCTACCCCATCCCACCAGGGCTCTCAGCATCAACTTTTGCTGGCATGCTTAGGCTGAGGGTGATGTCCCTCTGTTGTTCCTGAACCTCTTTGTGTTGGAATGGTCCTGTTTGCAGATTCAGCTCCCAAATCATCATCCTTCCCTGAGTGCTCGGCCTGTGCTCCCTCGCCTGCCTGCCTGCTGATTGGCTCTTGCTCTCATGTGCACACATGCTGTGTTACACTTACCCTACCACTGTTACCCACCAGCTTTCCACAGCTTCCCTCCATCACCACGTGCAGCATAACCCAGGCCAGCCTGAGGAGAGTTGCTGATCTCTTTCTCTTTGGTCACTGGCCATCCTTGGAACAAGTAGCTCTCACCTGTTCCACAGGCTGGATGTGGTTTCTGTGCTTTGAGAgggtcccagcctgggcaacatggtgaaaccctgtctctactaaaaatagaaaaattagccaggcgtggtggcatgtgcctgtagtcccagctactcaggaggctgaggtgggaggatcacctgagcccagggaggtcgaggctgcagtgagctgagatcatgccactgcactccagcctgggtgacagagtaagaccctgtctcagaaaaaagaaaaaaagaaaagaaaagagagggtcCTGCCTCCTCTGCCAGGCAGAGCCAAGCATCTTGGAGGGCATTCTTCCAGTGCCCAGCTGAGGCCTGGGCATGCCCTGACTTGCTGTTCTCTAGGATAGAACAGTCAGAGCCAGGCCTGAGTTGCTTGCTGAGGGGACCGTTACGACAACAGAACCACTATGGGCCTGTGCACAGGAAGGGTCCCACCAGGCCTCTTACCCAGTGGGGTTGGGCTAAAAGGGCAAAAAGGTGACTTAGGCAGGACCCCAGCCTTGATTGGACTTTGGACCTGTGTTGACCCTCTTGGGTTTCTGCTGGTGGGGATGGCACCATCCACCATGAAAGCAGAGGGGAAATGGTGTGCTTCTGTGTCCCCTTTGGAAAGGTCTGGGGCCAGGGAAAAGCCGGAACTCGGTGCTCCTCTGAGGAAGTAGTCaccatttgtttccttttttctttgaccAAAAATATGTTTGCCTTAATTGTTAAAGAGCAAGACTTCCTGAACACAGATGTAgaagatttatatttttctctcccttcccctgttTTGTAGGAAGCTGAAGTCTTCAGCAGAACCCTGACCTAGGTAGGGAGTCTCAATGGCCCTGGGTGAAGAAAAGGCAGAAGCGGAAGCATCTGAAGACACAAAGGCCCAGTCCTATGGGAGAGGGAGCTGCAGGGAGCGGGAGCTGGACATCCCAGGGCCCATGAGTGGGGAGCAGCCCCCACGCCTGGAAGCTGAGGGAGGGCTCATCTCCCCTGTATGGGGGGCAGAAGGGATACCTGCCCCTACTTGCTGGATTGGGACTGACCCTGGCGGCCCCTCTAGAGCCCACCAGCCACAGGCCAGTGATGCCAACAGAGAGCCCGTAGCTGAGAGGTCTGAGCCTGCACTCAGTggcctgcctcctgccaccatgggGTCTGGAGACCTTCTGCTCTCCGGGGAAAGCCAGGTAGGTACTAAGGCAAGACTGTAGATGGACCCATTGCTGTCCTTTGGGAGTTTGTTCAGGATTTCCTCACCATCTTGCATCCTTTCCTTGCTACTGTGCAGGGTGAGGAATTGGAGGGGCCTGAGTATGATGATTTCTGTTTTGCGGGTTCAGCTAGAGAGCTGGGCCTCAGGACCGGCCGGGGGGACTGTCCACGGTTATCTCCTGTTCCTCAAGAGTGACTGGTGACTTTTTAAGGACCAGGGATTATAGGCCAAGAGGCTGCTGCCCAGAGGTCCAGGCCAGGGGAATTCTGGCAAGGAGAGCCCTGCCGTGTTTCTGACTTGGTGATTAAAGGCTTTAGGGGTACCCTGAAGAGACTTGGGAAAGGAGTGTCCAGGGCTTTGGGCTCCTGGGGGCTCTGAACCTAAATCCTCTTCAGACCCAAGGGACATGTCAGAACCTTGGAGCCCTGTAGTAGGCAGCACTGTCCCTGGTTAAGGAGAATTCCTTGGGCTTCTCTGACTGCCAGGCAGCTTCTCCTAGTGGGAGTCACATGGGGCAGGGAATCCTACCAGGTTCTGTGACTGCAGGCAAATCACCAGATCTTTCAGGCCCTCAGTATCATTGGGAGGTGACCGGAATGATCTGTTCTGCCCAGCTCTTACATTCTTTTCTGTTCTGCTTGCCAAGGCCTTTCCTGGGAATGGCTTTGATCTTCTCGGTGTCATTGTAGCCTTGGCTGCTGCAGGGTCCCCTTGTGGGGCTGCACCCTGTGAGGAGGCTCTGAGCGGGACTGGGAGAGAACAGAGGCTGGGCCCCACCTGCCTGGGAGCAAGGGGCAGTGGGAGGCTCTGGCACCTGTGAGTCAGAGATTCGGTGAGGCAGGAAGCGAATCATAAACAGACACAGAAATGGCCTTTCACGGGGATGAGTCCGGTGCTTATTATTAGAATTCCTGTTGTTCGTTAAGCTCTTACCATGTGCTTTGCACACATGGGTGTATTTAATCCTTACCTTCTGAGGAGCTGGTGCTATGAggggaggaaagtgaggctcgAAGTCATACATCTGGAAGGTGGCAAAGTTAGGGGCTGGCCTCAGGTTTGTCTGGCTCCAAAACCCATGTCCTTCAACACTGTGCTGTCCTGCTTCCCTCGGGGGTGAGTTCTTCATCAAGCAGATAAAAAATTCAGTGAAGAAGCTGAGATGAACCAGTCATTCTGCTAGTGTTCAGTTACCACTGGCGTGTGAACTGAGCAGGATGGGGTCTGGGGCGACCTCCTGGGTTTGGACGTGTCCTGTTAGCGACAGAGTGATTGAGGGTTTCATCTGCCAGGAGACGCTTCTCAGAGGTAAGGGACTGTTTTCCAGCTTCAGCATGACAGAGCTGTCTGAGTTCTGCTTGCTCACACCCTGGATACCTGTGGAGGAAGGAAGAACCTTGGAGAGGACTGGAGATGGGAGTCATCTTGCTTCCCAGACAGGCAGGGTCTCAGTGCTGCTGCTGGCAGTGCATATTGCCTGGTTCTTGCCTCAGGCAGCAGACTTTGCATTTTAAGGTCTTTCCTAAATACTGTCTAGACCCACAAGGAAACTCCTGGGTTGTCATCTAAGAAAGAAATTGGGTTTGATTTTTACCCAAGTGCTTTTTGTCCCTTTGATCATTGCAGGTGGAGAAGACCAAGCTTTCTTCCTCCGAGGAGTTCCCTCAGACTCTGAGCCTTCCCAGAACAACAACTATTTGCTCAGGACATGATGCTGATACCGAAGATGATCCATCCCTAGCAGATTTGCCCCAGGCACTGGACCTCAGCCAGCAGCCTCACAGCTCAGGTCTCTCTTGCCTGTCACAGTGGAAGTCCGTGCTGAGCCCAGGTTCCGCAGCTCAGCCTTCCAGCTGCAGCATCTCTGCTTCCTCCACAGGCAGCAGTCTCCAGGGTCACCAGGAGAGGGCGGAGCCTCGTGGTGGTTCTCTGGCCAAGGTCTCCTCCTCCCTGGAGCCGGTCGTCCCCCAGGAACCTTCCTCTGTGGTGGGGCTAGGACCTCGGCCCCAGTGGTCACCACAGCCTGTGTTCTCTGGGGGTGATGCTTCTGGGCTAGGCAGGAGACGCCTCTCCTTCCAGGCTGAGTACTGGGCCTGTGTGCTGCCAGATTCCCTGCCTCCATCACCCGACCGCCACTCCCCTCTCTGGAACCCAAATAAAGAGTATGAAGATCTGCTTGACTATACTTACCCACTGAGGCCCGGGCCTCAGCTCCCAAAGCACCTTGATAGCCGTGTGCCAGCTGACCCTGTCCTGCAGGACTCCGGGGTAGACCTGGATagcttctctgtctctccagcaAGCACCCTCAAATCACCTACTAATGTCTCCCCCAACTGCCCACCAGCAGAGGCCACTGCCCTGCCATTTTCTGGGCCCAGAGAGCCAAGCCTTAAGCAGTGGCCCTCCAGAGTACCCCAGAAACAGGGTGGCATGGGCTTGGCATCTTGGAGCCAACTTGCATCTACCCCCAGAGCCCCAGGCAGTAGGGATGCTCGTTGGGAGCGCAGAGAGCCAGCCCTGAGGGGTGCGAAGGACCGGCTGACTATAGGCAAGCACCTTGATATGGGCTCTCCCCAGCTAAGGACACGGGACAGAGGGTGGCCCTCGCCCAGgccagagagggagaagaggaccAGCCAGAGTGCCCGGCGCCCTACCTGCACAGAGTCTAGGTGGAAATCAGAAGAGGAAGTGGAAAGTGATGACGAGTATCTTGCCCTCCCCGCTCGGCTGACACAGGTTTCTAGCCTGGTTTCGTATCTAGGATCCATTTCTACCTTGGTTACCCTGCCCACTGGGGATATCAAAGGGCAGAGCCCCTTGGAAGTGTCAGACAGTGATGGGCCAGCTTCCTTCCCTTCAAGCTCCAGCCAAAGCCAGCTTCCCCCTGGAGCTGCCCTCCAAGGATCTGGGGATCCTGAGGGCCAGAATCCCTGTTTCCTGCGCTCCTTCGTCCGTGCCCACGACTCCGCAGGGGAAGGCAGTCTGGGGAGCAGCCAGGCCCTCGGGGTCTCCTCTGGACTGCTGAAAACACGCCCCTCCTTGCCAGCTAGGTTGGACCGGTGGCCATTCTCAGACCCAGATGTTGAAGGGCAGCTTCCCAGGAAAGGAGGAGAACAGGGAAAAGAATCACTGGTGCAATGTGTGAAGGTAATGACACTCAACGTTAGGAAGCTTTGTGTACAGGTGTCTTGTCTCTTCCCCCAATCCACTAACATCATAATAAAACATGTTCATGTTGACCAGGCactttttatgtgccaggcattgtgctgtaCCTTATCTTATTCAGTCCTCACAACTTTTACCAGGTAAGCACtgttctcattttactttttggAGGAAAGAGCAGAGAGAGGTTAGGTAACGTGCCCACTTATAATTAGCAAGGGCTTGAGCCAAGAATGAGACCCAGGTAGACTATTTGCAGAGGCTGAGCTCTTAGCCACTACCCTTGGCTGCTTCCTAACTCAGAGGTATTCTGAACAAAAAAGGTTTTGTGCACAGATGCCTTTAGGAAACACTGGGCTAAACAAAGGTAAGTGGCTTTCTTGACTGCAGGACTTCTAGAGCTTCATTTGCCACAGTGGTTTAAGTGCAAAGTTAGGGGCATTGGATGTACTGTTGCCTAGACTTTGTGGCCACCGGACCATCTTGTGAACCAAATGACTTAATATCTGGAGGTATAAAGAACACTGCGTGGAATAGGGTTATCGGTGTCAGGCATCTGAATTTGAAACATGGCACTGCTGTCTTTGGAATGTtggctcagcctcttgagtttgctcatttgtaaaatgtggagCCCTGCCTTCTTAGGATGTTGTGTGCATTAAATAATTCATGTTGAGGGCTTCGGTGCATTCCCAGACATGTTGAAGGTTCAGGAATGTGCCTGTCCAGGAACGTGTCCTAGCGCTTGCGGGGGGCTTTCACCTTCCCAGGAGGTGACGTGGTTATTTTGTCTTGTGAGGTAGGTAGGACACGTTATCATGGACCCCTCTTTACTGATAAAAGATTGAGATGCCATGAGGTAAAGTTGTTCTTCGCTATAGCTTCAGGTTAGTCATgattttagtcatttattttacGTTCACTTTTCCAGAGAAACATGGACGTATCTGGCTCCAAGATGCTGATTCTAGTTAGTAATGGTGCTGATCCAAGAATTGGTTTCCATGGCAGGCACGCCTCTTCTGGGCTGCTCCATTCCTACCTGCAAGGCTGGGTTTTCTCAGCCTGTCATTTTTGATGTCACACCAGGCTGTGGTTTTCATTGCTTTGGCAGAGGGAGGTACAGAGTCGTGGAGTCGGGACAGGTGAgcaaggaggagagaggaaactGAAGGTGCACAGTCTGTCTCCAAGTCCTCCTGATATTTTTAGCCTTTTGATAACATAAATAGCTGTTCGATCAGTAACACCATGTGTCCTTTTATTTGTCTCTGCAGACATTTTGCTGTCAGCTGGAAGAGCTGATCTGCTGGCTGTATAATGTTGCAGATGTTACTGACCACGGGACTGCAGCCAGGTCCAATCTTACAAGTCTCAAGTCTTCTCTGCAGCTTTACCGGGTAATATGCGGTCCTGGCTCTGGCTTGTTCCCTCACAAGAGTGTGGCTAAATTACTCGATTACAAAGTAAAATCTCAAATAACCAATGTCTGGTATGTTATAGCTCAGTTGACTATTATACCTGAAATCTAATTAGAGCTTCACATTCTTAAAGCGGAACGCTTTGTAAAATGCATGAATTATTTCCCAGGCCAAATGGAGCTTGAAGATACAATATATTTATCTCAAATCAAAAATACTTTAGGTTTTGGGCTGGCAGGTGCAGTGGGACAAGTCttttatcccagctactctggaagctgagacaggaagattgcttgagcccaggagttcgagtacagcctgagcaacatagcaagacccccccccctcaaaaaaaagttttttcttaattaaaaacaaaaatactttagGGTGATTTGCAATATAATTTTCCAAATGTCTCAGGGATTATAAATACAGACTTGCACTATTATGACGCCTCTAGTTATGTATGGCTATTGAAGTAAAATTAAAGactcagatttttttatttgcacTAGCCACATTCTGCATGTTCAACCATCACATTTGTCTAGTGGCTACCACGTAGAACAGTGCAGATGTAGAACACTTCCATCACCACATAAAGTCCTATTGGACTGCACCACTATTTAAAGATCTGAGCTGAAATTGTACTGACTCCAGAATCTACAATAGGGCATTTTGATGGTATTTAAATAGAAATCTAGGCCAGGCACCTTGGCTCACActattaatcccagcactttgggatgctgaggctggaggatcgcttgagcccgggagttccagaccagcctgggcaatatagtgagacctcgtctctacagaaaaaaaaaaaaaaaacataaaaaattagctgagtgtggtggcatgcactagcaggaggatcactggaacccggcaggcagaggctacagtgagccaaaatcacaccactgcactccagcctgggccacagaccgagaccgtctcaaaaaacaaacaaaaactctgacgtcagtttgtgtgcgtgtgtatgtatttgggtttggttttagttttcttgtttctttttcattaagattttgttattttgaaaatactaaTGTGGATTTTTGTTAACTTGGTCCTAGATTTAGGATGACTGCGTCCCAGTTTGTGCCTGTTGTTCTGGCATAATAATAGGTCCCCTTTCAGTCTCAGAAGTGTCCTGAATTGGAGGATAAATTATATAGTTGTCATCCCTAAGTCTAACGTTAACCTTGGCTGAACTCCTGCCTTCTAGCATATCTGGTTGGCTGCACCTTTCTAATCTCTTCATGAAGAAGCAGAGGGATATCCATGGTCTGAGCCTGAGGCTAGTCTGGAAGGAGTTTTCTAAAACAATTCTTTGAATTCCTACAACCTTATAACCTGACCATATCTTCAGCAGCAGAGGACACAATTTACATGTGCTTGGGCCAGGGCTGAGCTGACTGAGGGCCTTCCTGGGACCGTACTCCAGCTAGAGGAAGGGAGGGGCTTTGTTTTCCAACTTGGGGCCAACTAAAGTGTAGGGAGGAGCCTTGCTTGACCTGGGCAGGCTGGGCCAGCTGCTCCACCCTACTGGGAATGCTGTTTCCTGCAGTGTGGAGAGAGGTTGCTTTGAGTTCCTCACTTTGAGGAACTCCACAATGAGTTCCTCTCCACACTGCAGGAAACAGCATTCCCACTAGGGTGGAGTGAGcttgaggaaggagagaaaggctGACTCCAAGGGTCCTGTATGCAGACTCCACGTGCATGCACGCAGCTGTGCAGGGCCCAGGACCAGTACCACTACAGAGAGAGGAAGCTGCCCTGGTAGACCTAGCTTAGTGGCCTTTCCTGGCTTGTCAGAGCAGGTGCAAACAGAATAATTCCATCCCTCCGTCTTATCCCTCCTGCCAGCCTTCTGTACCTCAGCTTCTAGGCTAGACGGAAACAACCAGCTTGCTTTGTAggtagagctgagatttgagCTGGGAGTCACTCGTGCAGGTCAGTGAGGCATAGGCCTCTTGTGTCACCCATACAGCTGTCACAAAGTGGGACTGTACTGCTAGCCCCTTGCCCGCACAGAATTGTGCATGGCTCATGCGTATGTGTGTGCTATCTTGACTCCTGCTTGGATTAAGACCTAGTATAAGCGAGCGTGTCTGTGTTCACATATTTTAACTGTGACTCATTTTCTTATATACTTGTATTTTGTCTTAACACGGGGTTGCAGCAGCACATAAACCACACTACAGTactagagaataaaataataagtatagGTATCAGGGTAAAGGAAAACTGAAGACAGGAAAATAGTAAATCCAAGGGTAAAACTATCACTTCAAAATGGTAAAACACCaagttctggctgggcacggtggctcatacctgtaatcccagtactttgggagcctgaggcaggtggatcacttgagttcaggggtttgagaccagcctgggcaaaatagtgagaccctgtctctatttctgttaaaaatttaaaaatttataaaaatcagtcACCAAGTTCTACACCTTGCACTAAGGGTGGTCATGGATTtgactttacctttttttttttttttttttgagacggagcctctcttactgcccaggctggagtgcaatggtgtgatctcggctcactgcaacccctgcctcccaggttcaagcgattctcctgcctcaccctcccgagtagctgggattacaggcatgcaccaccacacccggctaatttttttgtatttttagtagagacggggtttctccatgttggtcaggctggtctcaaactcctgacctcaggtgatccgcccaccttggcctcccagagtgctgggattacaggtgtgagccaccgcgcctggctgacttTACACTTCTTAACTGCTAAACAAACATCAAGAACACCAGCTCGGTAGCCAAGAGGGGAAAGCAAATGAGTTGCTTGGGAAACTCACAGCTTCCCAGATGTTGAGGTAGTTACCCCTGTGGTCTGCacagagcaaagacatggagggaGGAGCAGAGGTAGAGACAGTGGCTCCCTGCGGTCAGTTTAATGGCAGATCTCCTGTGGTCCATTAGAATGGAATAAATTCTGAGACTCCCATAGCCCTGAATTAAAAGAGAACCCCATGAGGTGAGGGCGCTAGAAGGAGACCCTAACTCCAAGCTGTTTGTGAGCCAGCCTCTGTCAGGGAAGATGCTTCTGATGTCAAACTAAACAGGAAAAACTACTGACTCTATTTACCTTGGGTTCAAAGAAGC encodes:
- the CEP68 gene encoding centrosomal protein of 68 kDa isoform b (isoform b is encoded by transcript variant 3) — translated: MALGEEKAEAEASEDTKAQSYGRGSCRERELDIPGPMSGEQPPRLEAEGGLISPVWGAEGIPAPTCWIGTDPGGPSRAHQPQASDANREPVAERSEPALSGLPPATMGSGDLLLSGESQVEKTKLSSSEEFPQTLSLPRTTTICSGHDADTEDDPSLADLPQALDLSQQPHSSGLSCLSQWKSVLSPGSAAQPSSCSISASSTGSSLQGHQERAEPRGGSLAKVSSSLEPVVPQEPSSVVGLGPRPQWSPQPVFSGGDASGLGRRRLSFQAEYWACVLPDSLPPSPDRHSPLWNPNKEYEDLLDYTYPLRPGPQLPKHLDSRVPADPVLQDSGVDLDSFSVSPASTLKSPTNVSPNCPPAEATALPFSGPREPSLKQWPSRVPQKQGGMGLASWSQLASTPRAPGSRDARWERREPALRGAKDRLTIGKHLDMGSPQLRTRDRGWPSPRPEREKRTSQSARRPTCTESRWKSEEEVESDDEYLALPARLTQTFCCQLEELICWLYNVADVTDHGTAARSNLTSLKSSLQLYRQFKKDIDEHQSLTESVLQKGEILLQCLLENTPVLEDVLGRIAKQSGELESHADRLYDSILASLDMLAGCTLIPDKKPMAAMEHPCEGV
- the CEP68 gene encoding centrosomal protein of 68 kDa isoform c (isoform c is encoded by transcript variant 5), yielding MALGEEKAEAEASEDTKAQSYGRGSCRERELDIPGPMSGEQPPRLEAEGGLISPVWGAEGIPAPTCWIGTDPGGPSRAHQPQASDANREPVAERSEPALSGLPPATMGSGDLLLSGESQVEKTKLSSSEEFPQTLSLPRTTTICSGHDADTEDDPSLADLPQALDLSQQPHSSGLSCLSQWKSVLSPGSAAQPSSCSISASSTGSSLQGHQERAEPRGGSLAKVSSSLEPVVPQEPSSVVGLGPRPQWSPQPVFSGGDASGLGRRRLSFQAEYWACVLPDSLPPSPDRHSPLWNPNKEYEDLLDYTYPLRPGPQLPKHLDSRVPADPVLQDSGVDLDSFSVSPASTLKSPTNVSPNCPPAEATALPFSGPREPSLKQWPSRVPQKQGGMGLASWSQLASTPRAPGSRDARWERREPALRGAKDRLTIGKHLDMGSPQLRTRDRGWPSPRPEREKRTSQSARRPTCTESRWKSEEEVESDDEYLALPARLTQVSSLVSYLGSISTLVTLPTGDIKGQSPLEVSDSDGPASFPSSSSQSQLPPGAALQGSGDPEGQNPCFLRSFVRAHDSAGEGSLGSSQALGVSSGLLKTRPSLPARLDRWPFSDPDVEGQLPRKGGEQGKESLVQCVKTFCCQLEELICWLYNVADVTDHGTAARSNLTSLKSSLQLYRQFKKDIDEHQSLTESVLQKGEILLQCLLENTPDMYPGSFRLTHSPSPSICLK
- the CEP68 gene encoding centrosomal protein of 68 kDa isoform a (isoform a is encoded by transcript variant 2) → MALGEEKAEAEASEDTKAQSYGRGSCRERELDIPGPMSGEQPPRLEAEGGLISPVWGAEGIPAPTCWIGTDPGGPSRAHQPQASDANREPVAERSEPALSGLPPATMGSGDLLLSGESQVEKTKLSSSEEFPQTLSLPRTTTICSGHDADTEDDPSLADLPQALDLSQQPHSSGLSCLSQWKSVLSPGSAAQPSSCSISASSTGSSLQGHQERAEPRGGSLAKVSSSLEPVVPQEPSSVVGLGPRPQWSPQPVFSGGDASGLGRRRLSFQAEYWACVLPDSLPPSPDRHSPLWNPNKEYEDLLDYTYPLRPGPQLPKHLDSRVPADPVLQDSGVDLDSFSVSPASTLKSPTNVSPNCPPAEATALPFSGPREPSLKQWPSRVPQKQGGMGLASWSQLASTPRAPGSRDARWERREPALRGAKDRLTIGKHLDMGSPQLRTRDRGWPSPRPEREKRTSQSARRPTCTESRWKSEEEVESDDEYLALPARLTQVSSLVSYLGSISTLVTLPTGDIKGQSPLEVSDSDGPASFPSSSSQSQLPPGAALQGSGDPEGQNPCFLRSFVRAHDSAGEGSLGSSQALGVSSGLLKTRPSLPARLDRWPFSDPDVEGQLPRKGGEQGKESLVQCVKTFCCQLEELICWLYNVADVTDHGTAARSNLTSLKSSLQLYRQFKKDIDEHQSLTESVLQKGEILLQCLLENTPVLEDVLGRIAKQSGELESHADRLYDSILASLDMLAGCTLIPDKKPMAAMEHPCEGV